In Streptomyces sp. ML-6, the genomic stretch TGACGTCGGAGCCCATCTGGAGCCGGTGCGAACCGTCGACGAAGAGGACGTCCCCCGGCTCCAGTTCGGCGAAGACGCCGAGGTCGGCGTCCTGGAGCGGGACACGGACCACCTCGTCGCAGAGGTGGTCGACATGGGCCCGGGGCTCCGGGTCGATGGACGTGATACGGGTGCTCAGGCCGAGGTCCTGGATGGCCCGGCGGGCGAACTTGGTGGAGTTCCCGGAGCCGACCTCCAGGTAGCGGGCCGGCTTCTCCGTGGCGAGGAATCCGTAGAGCGCGGCCGCGTCCAGCGGGGGCAGCCAGGTGTTGCCCCAGTAGGCGGTGGACGCCTTCTCCACCCCTTCCATGGGGATCGCGGCCAGCTGGTCGGCGTACTCCATAAAGCCGGTGAGATGCTCGGCGTAACGCTCCCGGCTCTTCTCCAGGAGCTCGCGCACGGCGCCGAGTTCGGCGCGCGGCTCGGGTCTCACCACATGGTCCAGGAACACCGGTTTGGCCAGCCCGAAGGCCCACATGACCAGACCGAACGCGGTGGGTCTGCGTTCCAGCCGGTCGAGCCCGCGGCGCAGAACGGGTAATCGTTCCAGCAGGGTGGGAGAGGGTTCGGACACGGTGTTCGGGGGCT encodes the following:
- a CDS encoding class I SAM-dependent methyltransferase, which gives rise to MRTQPPNTVSEPSPTLLERLPVLRRGLDRLERRPTAFGLVMWAFGLAKPVFLDHVVRPEPRAELGAVRELLEKSRERYAEHLTGFMEYADQLAAIPMEGVEKASTAYWGNTWLPPLDAAALYGFLATEKPARYLEVGSGNSTKFARRAIQDLGLSTRITSIDPEPRAHVDHLCDEVVRVPLQDADLGVFAELEPGDVLFVDGSHRLQMGSDVMVFFFELLPRLKPGVLVQVHDIMLPADYPESWRWRLYSEQYLLAALLTAAPERFDVQLPNAFVHADPELRRILDPLWRRLGVTRHFHPASFWWRHEGW